In Elephas maximus indicus isolate mEleMax1 chromosome 7, mEleMax1 primary haplotype, whole genome shotgun sequence, the following proteins share a genomic window:
- the LOC126080296 gene encoding olfactory receptor 8K3-like yields MGKHNLTVLNEFILTGTTDRPELQVPLFGLFLIIYMISVVGNLGIIILTKMDSELQTPMYFFLRHLAITDLGYSTAVGPKMLVDFVVDENKISYYFCAIQLAFFLMCIISEFFILSTMSYDRYVAICHPLLYTVIMSQRVRWVLVAIPYLYSTFVSLLVTIKIFNLSFCGYNIISLFYCDCLPLVSLLCSNTHEIELIILITASIDLISSLLIVLVSYLLLFVAILRINSAEGRHKAFSTCGSHLTVVVVFYGTLIFMYVQPKSSHSFDGDKVASIFYVLVIPMLNPLIYSLRNKDVKYALCNTWKIYAISFLQFDTSYGSYKLSHGLQVSSVCLHKLQ; encoded by the coding sequence ATGGGcaaacacaatctaacagtgctgaatgaattcattctgacgGGAACCACAGACCGCCCTGAGCTGCAGGTGCCATTGTtcgggctgttcctcatcatctacatgatctcagtggtgggtaacttgggcatcatcatcctcactaAGATGGACTCAGAGCTacaaactcccatgtacttttttctcagacacctggctatcactgatcttggttattcaacagcCGTGGGACCCAAAATGCTAGTAGATTTTGTTGTGGATGAAAATAaaatctcctattatttttgtgctataCAGCTAGCTTTCTTTCTCATGTGCATcattagtgaatttttcattctgTCAACAATGTcttatgatcgctatgtggccatctgtcaccctctgctctacacagtcatcatgtcacaaagGGTGCGTTGGGTGCTGGTGGCAATTCCCTATCTGTACAgcacatttgtttctcttctggtcaccataaagatttttaatttatccttctgtggctacAATATCATCAGTCTTTTCTACTGTGACTGTCTCCCCTTAgtatctttgctctgctcaaacaCACATGAAATTGAATTGATCATTCTCATCACAGCATCTATTGATTTGATTTCATCCCTTCtaatagttcttgtttcttaTCTGCTTCTTTTTGTAGCCATTCTGAGGATAAACTCAGCTGAgggcaggcacaaggccttctccacttgtggatcccacctgactgtggtggtagtgttctatgggactttaatctttatgtatgtgcagcccaagtccagtcattcctttgacggtgataaagtggcttccatattttacgTCCTGGTTAttcccatgttgaatcccttgatttatagtttgaggaacaaagatgtgaaATATGCCCTATGTAACACATGGAAAATATATGCAATATCTTTTCTACAGTTTGACACATCATATGGTTCATATAAATTAAGTCATGGGCTTCAAGTCTCGTCTGTATGCCTCCATAAGTTACAATGA